The Saccharothrix variisporea genome has a segment encoding these proteins:
- a CDS encoding YbaB/EbfC family nucleoid-associated protein, with protein sequence MDETLRELGIISDYEQLAEDVRVVRQRLAEVRVTVESPDGMVGVTVGGAGELVDLWLDPRIYRRPDSDALARTITETVRRAVRGAQERGVAIAAAFLPADATPESADLRFDPFLRELDRR encoded by the coding sequence GTGGACGAGACGTTGCGGGAGTTGGGGATCATCTCCGACTACGAGCAGCTCGCCGAGGACGTCCGCGTCGTGCGGCAGCGGCTGGCGGAGGTCCGGGTGACGGTCGAATCACCCGATGGGATGGTCGGGGTGACCGTCGGTGGCGCGGGTGAGCTGGTCGACCTGTGGCTGGACCCGCGGATCTACCGACGGCCGGACTCGGACGCGCTCGCGCGCACCATCACCGAGACCGTGCGGCGGGCGGTGCGCGGGGCGCAGGAGCGGGGCGTCGCGATCGCCGCCGCGTTCCTGCCCGCCGACGCCACACCGGAGTCCGCGGACCTGCGGTTCGACCCGTTCCTGCGCGAACTGGACCGGAGGTGA
- a CDS encoding D-alanyl-D-alanine carboxypeptidase family protein, producing the protein MTLRTAILLITVLVLSTAATVALGATGRLPVYDRQPGRPLAIREEVPGPPTGPVCALDDRYVDESPEGLHPDVLEAWHRLTAAAAAQNVKLCLNDGKRSNGQQRAEFEDAVRKFGTEELAAKYVLPPEKSQHVRGRAVDVQPHASALWVERNARALGWCRRYDNEYWHFEYDPAYSTSGCPPLLPSATGA; encoded by the coding sequence ATGACCCTTCGCACAGCCATCCTGCTCATCACCGTCCTCGTGCTGTCCACGGCGGCCACCGTCGCTTTGGGAGCCACCGGACGTCTGCCCGTCTACGACAGACAACCAGGACGCCCGTTGGCGATCCGGGAGGAGGTCCCGGGGCCGCCGACCGGTCCGGTGTGCGCGTTGGACGACCGGTACGTGGACGAGTCCCCGGAGGGCCTGCACCCCGACGTGCTGGAGGCGTGGCACAGACTCACGGCGGCAGCCGCCGCCCAGAACGTCAAGCTGTGCCTGAACGACGGCAAGCGCAGCAACGGCCAGCAACGAGCCGAGTTCGAGGACGCCGTGCGCAAGTTCGGCACGGAGGAGCTGGCCGCGAAGTACGTCCTGCCGCCGGAGAAGTCCCAGCACGTTCGCGGGCGGGCCGTGGACGTCCAGCCGCACGCGTCAGCGCTGTGGGTGGAGCGGAACGCTCGGGCTCTGGGCTGGTGCCGCCGCTACGACAACGAGTACTGGCACTTCGAGTACGACCCGGCCTACTCCACCTCGGGCTGCCCGCCGCTGCTGCCCAGCGCCACCGGCGCCTGA
- a CDS encoding toxin glutamine deamidase domain-containing protein, with protein sequence MGMPVPRLPFSDAGPRLVGLAGDLFNRVCALIGGDQAYPPDEPEDIRDLGRAWRAAADRLDEAVRSGVRITGAVFDAWPDAAGFEFKSSSSKFHTGSYSTGEGGIDALVAEMRKIADACEHYAEEVYKQRLATKIEMLINVAAFALAFTGTGAIAGLFVRKLASNVLKRITLSALNLGARTRTAAAGRVALDLAVELGKEAGEELAISAGTQLGSMAAGYNHDGFDTKRVLTDTGAGALGGALGFVPGKAISKLPVRGALGQHLVAGLTGAGLNAVTSPVASLAAQNIADGEFGKLGDLGAYGQAIKDNGLSAARMGAFRANGSLAASQVGQAVGAQPNLSGAPSPGSSGDPGGPPSGPPPGGDPTPRQAGSPASATGSGTGAGAVVESGTVGGQQGEAGAERVSGPVSGRSVAPMGPAGESTGGRGGGAESTVDGHVGREGGGKDESATKSGSQSVSQSAAEVVQGRSSESESVEAERSAEVAAESEVVTGSEVVAGSDSAAVAEVSRESSAESLSESSPEVVAVWDRVPGEVQAVWGELPSDARQAVVALAGANANPNAILHRLRNIAASVVPGDPGRSLGEIVAEMGEAESRAFGEKLARTVSRKSEPAREKGATPEELAEVGANPGKGMLAEAEDIALLLDRLEALENHDVDVSAARKTLADYLGNARNVQEGRGNVKRSQLDGDSTNVLGLLAQVDAAVALAELHPVLLEQLGLAGLEITGLSERVPGATKAGTDIDIHGVLGDGTEVWFECKDLRWFGADRETYEDVTKQIKSQRALAGPDAKIVALYTNELAQEVADGLIASGADAVLHYHGFSLFTIIAERAAGDPAQSTNPTPAADPTRAADPAQAADPARAADRAPGREAGAVVESAPASEPVPAEGVVRAAEGSFARRLAAVWEGLAGEVREAWATLPRAVQFAVPALVGVVGDKAVATVLRGIAAGVVAGASGRSLGEIVAAMSEAQGRVFGERVAWVVGSRRVPVEVLFPWLGAVNPQFHVEQAFNGYRVNCRQAAVLTDRYLAGRFDRDPAPPTAEAVAPDDLRTGWRQRLAADIGRPGGGFEQVASVEDVAERLRQLGSGARAIVHGMRSWQGNPVPGHLFNAVNVDGEVRFLDGQSGTAADLDGFDEGFELLITEDNAIRAKADPSADDPSAADPEPVPPRGRVEDEPVVGLRASDAMPQRPDADWVGVHAAAHAAMARVDLEAGMRAVEKPPGAEYLLTGPLGNEFTATVRAGELPGDRVAEYTVNRARGTVEVVVSERASYDAIPIAVAHAVAAAAAELSGTPRDTTDFLHRDTVATPEPTGTPRAADDTAGDPTLSPADHGRAARLLAHAAALDGPTLPFHRRPLRRSLRALIEEMGLDPRQEGAERRLDALPSERMREVVRRFAPPPSDIPGRVTYVAYRAVAGSLGAGGFSLVMALSSWQIAVVITMAALARSVGYGLADPGLAVRENNSTAAARKPVETRLAAEADARRDEQFGPLLQRWADLSEALRTGTPVKPRRPPAPVEVAHQEDEPVKHVGWKPYAVRYVSGALAGTAALGATSPLVEPIATLGLLVLNWTPALVMPSVQAVVNSFKQDDKVARGTVRLERGAREVADHEQEIADLVGTLLDLAEQAAARRSDTGASAPAGTAPFVLRDAGEGSAQVVSRLVPRGEADVADPTRLAEVLTAAQEYLVMAVMRNVVAALAGGVLGGRVHLLDQDAKEARRVHDQSVKEARLHDLRREVVQAILRHRAAQEVLDGLADPEVVADLLRPITVAPRADADRPSGRSSRWTMAGGLVTGGAGLGITAVVAAVLGIPGVVGRYAGSAAGEAVAPLVDRLFKGAELDAEDAAATVADARKNATAEARARAVEQFVVRVLEDVTPPDAGPWWKPAGLLDRLQNLLKPPPPLPSDAGVSAREAHAAYERALAEPGRASSLPGRLAELVEVIDAANRVDRMAAWVGRTGQTRSEIAARNELIAAIHRYNALSPDRPLAVAHLLDGVHQATASPSRLAKVLPHLGTAVSAADHSQVRAVLTERHLSSGRAEPLTPPRTLARLTEREGWADRVAAAVGRPGATFQPVATTNDVVARLRELGKGARAIVHGTRSGDSGGAHVFNAVNIDGEVYFLDGDTLVDLTRYPSGVAVLVTHDNGEAARHDPKRTTTAKLGVIPARVAATARDRLGRLHDEAHVPARIAEIINPYPRPRTDTWSDVRYTEPWWRE encoded by the coding sequence ATGGGGATGCCTGTCCCGAGGCTGCCGTTCAGCGACGCCGGGCCGCGGCTCGTGGGACTCGCCGGCGACCTGTTCAACCGGGTGTGCGCGCTGATCGGCGGCGACCAGGCCTACCCGCCCGACGAGCCCGAGGACATCCGCGATCTGGGCCGGGCGTGGCGTGCGGCGGCCGACCGGCTCGACGAGGCGGTGCGGTCGGGGGTGCGGATCACCGGGGCCGTGTTCGACGCGTGGCCGGACGCGGCCGGGTTCGAGTTCAAGTCGTCGTCGTCGAAGTTCCACACCGGCTCGTACAGCACCGGAGAGGGCGGCATCGACGCGCTGGTCGCCGAGATGCGCAAGATCGCCGACGCGTGCGAGCACTACGCCGAGGAGGTCTACAAGCAGCGGCTGGCCACGAAGATCGAGATGCTGATCAACGTGGCGGCCTTCGCGCTGGCGTTCACCGGGACCGGGGCGATCGCGGGGCTGTTCGTGCGCAAGCTCGCGTCGAACGTGCTCAAGCGCATCACGCTGTCCGCGCTGAACCTGGGCGCGCGCACCCGGACGGCGGCGGCCGGGCGGGTCGCGCTGGACCTCGCTGTCGAGCTCGGCAAGGAAGCCGGCGAGGAGTTGGCCATCTCGGCGGGAACGCAGCTGGGCAGCATGGCCGCCGGGTACAACCACGACGGGTTCGACACCAAGCGGGTGCTCACCGACACCGGCGCCGGCGCGCTCGGCGGGGCACTGGGGTTCGTGCCGGGGAAGGCGATCTCGAAGCTGCCGGTCAGGGGCGCGCTGGGGCAGCACCTGGTCGCGGGCCTGACCGGAGCCGGGTTGAACGCGGTGACCTCGCCCGTGGCGAGCCTGGCGGCGCAGAACATCGCGGACGGCGAGTTCGGCAAGCTCGGCGACCTCGGCGCGTACGGGCAGGCGATCAAGGACAACGGCCTGTCGGCGGCGCGCATGGGCGCGTTCCGGGCGAACGGGTCGCTGGCCGCGTCGCAGGTCGGGCAAGCGGTCGGGGCGCAGCCGAACCTGTCCGGTGCTCCTTCGCCGGGCTCGTCGGGTGACCCGGGCGGACCGCCGTCCGGACCACCTCCGGGCGGCGACCCGACACCGCGGCAGGCGGGTTCTCCCGCGTCGGCGACGGGTTCCGGGACCGGTGCGGGGGCGGTGGTCGAGTCCGGGACGGTGGGCGGGCAGCAGGGCGAGGCCGGTGCGGAACGGGTTTCCGGGCCGGTTTCCGGTCGGTCGGTCGCGCCGATGGGGCCGGCGGGCGAGTCCACGGGCGGCCGCGGGGGCGGCGCCGAGTCCACTGTGGATGGTCATGTCGGGCGGGAGGGCGGCGGGAAGGACGAGTCGGCGACGAAGTCGGGGTCGCAGTCGGTGTCGCAGTCGGCCGCGGAGGTGGTTCAGGGGCGGTCGTCGGAGTCAGAGTCGGTGGAGGCGGAGCGGTCGGCGGAGGTGGCGGCCGAGTCGGAGGTGGTGACGGGGTCGGAGGTGGTGGCGGGGTCGGACTCGGCGGCGGTGGCGGAGGTGTCGCGGGAGTCGTCGGCGGAGTCCTTGTCCGAGTCGTCGCCGGAGGTGGTGGCGGTCTGGGATCGGGTGCCGGGCGAGGTGCAGGCGGTGTGGGGCGAGTTGCCGTCGGATGCGCGGCAGGCGGTCGTGGCGTTGGCCGGGGCGAACGCGAACCCGAACGCCATCCTGCACCGGCTCAGGAACATCGCGGCCTCGGTGGTACCGGGGGATCCGGGGCGGTCGTTGGGGGAGATCGTCGCGGAGATGGGCGAGGCCGAGAGCCGGGCGTTCGGGGAGAAGCTCGCCCGCACCGTGTCGAGGAAGAGCGAACCGGCCAGGGAGAAGGGCGCCACGCCCGAGGAGTTGGCGGAGGTGGGCGCCAACCCCGGCAAGGGGATGCTCGCCGAGGCGGAGGACATCGCCCTGCTGCTCGACCGGTTGGAGGCGCTGGAGAACCACGACGTCGACGTCTCGGCCGCCCGCAAGACCCTGGCGGACTACCTGGGAAACGCGCGCAACGTTCAGGAGGGTCGGGGCAACGTCAAGCGGTCCCAGTTGGACGGTGACTCGACGAACGTCCTGGGGCTGCTCGCGCAGGTCGACGCGGCGGTGGCGTTGGCCGAGCTGCACCCCGTGCTGCTGGAGCAGTTGGGCCTTGCGGGGTTGGAGATCACCGGGCTGTCGGAGCGGGTGCCGGGCGCGACCAAGGCCGGCACCGACATCGACATCCACGGGGTGCTGGGGGACGGGACGGAGGTCTGGTTCGAGTGCAAGGACCTGCGGTGGTTCGGCGCGGACCGCGAGACGTACGAGGACGTCACCAAGCAGATCAAGTCACAGCGGGCGCTCGCCGGGCCGGACGCCAAGATCGTCGCGCTCTACACGAACGAGTTGGCGCAGGAGGTGGCGGACGGGCTGATCGCGAGCGGTGCGGACGCGGTGCTGCACTACCACGGCTTCTCGCTGTTCACGATCATCGCCGAACGCGCTGCCGGAGATCCCGCCCAGTCCACGAACCCCACGCCGGCCGCAGACCCCACGCGGGCCGCTGATCCTGCGCAGGCCGCCGATCCTGCGCGGGCCGCCGATCGTGCGCCGGGTCGCGAAGCCGGGGCGGTGGTGGAGTCCGCGCCGGCATCCGAGCCAGTGCCGGCGGAAGGCGTTGTGCGGGCGGCGGAGGGGAGTTTCGCGCGGCGGCTGGCTGCGGTGTGGGAAGGGCTGGCCGGGGAGGTGCGGGAGGCGTGGGCCACGCTGCCGCGGGCGGTGCAGTTCGCGGTTCCGGCGCTGGTGGGGGTGGTTGGCGACAAGGCCGTCGCCACAGTGTTGCGGGGGATCGCGGCGGGGGTGGTGGCGGGCGCGAGTGGGCGGTCGTTGGGGGAGATCGTCGCTGCGATGAGCGAGGCGCAGGGGCGGGTGTTCGGCGAGCGGGTCGCGTGGGTGGTCGGGAGTCGGCGGGTTCCGGTCGAGGTGTTGTTCCCGTGGTTGGGGGCGGTCAACCCGCAGTTCCACGTCGAGCAGGCCTTCAACGGGTACCGGGTGAACTGCCGGCAGGCGGCCGTGCTGACCGACCGGTACCTGGCCGGTCGGTTCGACCGCGACCCGGCACCGCCCACCGCGGAGGCGGTCGCGCCCGACGACCTGCGCACCGGCTGGCGGCAGCGGCTCGCGGCGGACATCGGCCGGCCGGGGGGTGGGTTCGAGCAGGTGGCGTCGGTCGAGGACGTCGCCGAACGGTTGCGCCAGTTGGGGTCCGGTGCGCGGGCCATCGTGCACGGGATGCGGTCGTGGCAGGGGAACCCGGTGCCGGGGCACCTGTTCAACGCGGTCAACGTGGACGGCGAGGTCCGCTTCCTCGACGGTCAGAGCGGCACGGCGGCCGACCTCGACGGGTTCGACGAGGGCTTCGAGCTGCTGATCACCGAGGACAACGCGATCCGGGCCAAGGCCGACCCGAGCGCGGACGACCCGAGCGCGGCCGACCCGGAGCCGGTACCGCCGCGAGGGCGGGTCGAGGACGAGCCGGTGGTGGGGCTTCGGGCCTCGGACGCGATGCCGCAGCGGCCGGACGCGGACTGGGTCGGGGTGCACGCCGCCGCGCACGCCGCGATGGCGCGGGTCGACCTGGAAGCCGGGATGCGGGCGGTCGAGAAGCCGCCCGGGGCCGAGTACCTGCTCACCGGTCCGCTGGGCAACGAGTTCACCGCGACCGTCCGCGCCGGCGAACTGCCCGGTGACCGGGTCGCCGAGTACACCGTCAACCGGGCGCGCGGCACGGTCGAGGTCGTCGTGTCCGAACGGGCCTCCTACGACGCCATCCCCATCGCCGTCGCGCACGCCGTGGCCGCCGCCGCGGCCGAGTTGTCCGGGACGCCCCGCGACACCACCGACTTCCTGCACCGCGACACCGTCGCGACGCCCGAGCCGACCGGCACACCCCGCGCCGCCGACGACACCGCGGGCGACCCGACGCTGAGCCCCGCCGACCACGGCCGTGCCGCGCGCCTGCTCGCCCACGCCGCCGCGTTGGACGGGCCGACCCTGCCCTTCCACCGCCGGCCGCTGCGCCGGTCGTTGCGCGCGCTGATCGAGGAGATGGGCCTGGACCCCCGGCAGGAGGGCGCGGAGCGGCGGTTGGACGCGTTGCCGAGCGAACGGATGCGCGAGGTGGTGCGGCGGTTCGCGCCGCCGCCGTCCGACATCCCCGGCCGGGTCACCTACGTGGCGTACCGGGCGGTCGCGGGCAGCCTGGGGGCGGGCGGGTTCAGCCTGGTCATGGCGTTGTCGTCGTGGCAGATCGCCGTGGTGATCACGATGGCCGCCCTCGCGCGCTCGGTCGGGTACGGGCTGGCCGACCCGGGCCTTGCCGTGCGGGAGAACAACTCGACGGCGGCGGCGCGCAAGCCGGTCGAGACGCGGCTGGCCGCCGAGGCGGACGCGCGGCGGGACGAGCAGTTCGGGCCGTTGCTCCAGCGGTGGGCGGACCTGTCGGAGGCGCTGCGCACGGGCACACCGGTCAAGCCGCGACGGCCGCCGGCCCCGGTCGAGGTCGCCCACCAGGAGGACGAGCCGGTCAAGCACGTGGGGTGGAAGCCGTACGCCGTGCGGTACGTGTCGGGGGCGCTGGCCGGCACCGCCGCGCTGGGAGCGACGTCCCCGCTGGTCGAGCCGATCGCGACCCTCGGGCTGCTCGTCCTCAACTGGACCCCGGCGCTGGTCATGCCGTCCGTGCAGGCGGTCGTGAACTCGTTCAAGCAGGACGACAAGGTCGCCCGCGGCACGGTCCGCCTGGAACGGGGCGCGCGGGAGGTCGCCGACCACGAGCAGGAGATCGCGGACCTCGTCGGCACCCTGCTCGACCTCGCCGAACAGGCCGCCGCCCGCCGATCCGACACCGGTGCGAGCGCCCCGGCCGGCACCGCCCCCTTCGTGCTGCGCGACGCGGGGGAGGGGTCGGCGCAGGTCGTCTCGCGGCTGGTCCCGCGCGGCGAGGCGGACGTCGCCGACCCGACCCGGCTGGCGGAGGTCCTGACCGCGGCCCAGGAATACCTGGTCATGGCCGTGATGCGCAACGTCGTGGCGGCGCTGGCGGGCGGTGTGCTCGGCGGTCGGGTGCACCTGCTCGACCAGGACGCCAAGGAGGCGCGCCGCGTCCACGACCAGTCGGTGAAGGAGGCCCGCCTGCACGACCTGCGCCGCGAGGTCGTGCAGGCGATCCTGCGCCACCGCGCGGCCCAGGAGGTGCTGGACGGACTCGCCGACCCGGAAGTCGTCGCGGACCTGCTGCGGCCGATCACCGTGGCGCCGCGTGCCGACGCCGACCGGCCTTCGGGTCGCTCGTCGCGCTGGACGATGGCCGGCGGCCTGGTCACCGGGGGCGCGGGCCTGGGCATCACCGCCGTGGTCGCCGCTGTCCTCGGCATCCCCGGCGTCGTGGGCCGCTATGCCGGTTCCGCCGCCGGCGAAGCCGTGGCCCCGCTGGTGGACCGGCTGTTCAAGGGCGCGGAACTCGACGCCGAGGACGCCGCCGCCACCGTCGCCGACGCCCGCAAGAACGCCACCGCCGAGGCACGGGCCCGTGCGGTGGAGCAGTTCGTCGTGCGGGTGCTGGAGGACGTCACCCCGCCGGACGCCGGTCCTTGGTGGAAGCCGGCCGGCCTGCTGGACCGGCTCCAGAACCTGCTGAAACCGCCACCGCCGTTGCCGTCCGACGCGGGCGTGTCCGCGCGGGAGGCCCACGCGGCGTACGAGCGGGCGTTGGCCGAGCCGGGTCGGGCGTCCTCGCTGCCGGGACGGCTCGCGGAGCTGGTGGAGGTCATCGACGCGGCCAACCGGGTCGACCGGATGGCCGCGTGGGTGGGGCGGACCGGCCAGACCCGGTCGGAGATCGCCGCGCGCAACGAGCTGATCGCCGCCATTCACCGGTACAACGCCCTGTCCCCGGACCGCCCGCTGGCCGTCGCGCACCTGCTGGACGGCGTCCACCAGGCCACGGCGTCACCGAGCCGGCTCGCGAAGGTCCTGCCGCACCTGGGCACGGCCGTCAGCGCGGCCGACCACAGCCAGGTGCGGGCGGTGTTGACCGAGCGGCACCTGAGCAGCGGCCGAGCCGAACCGCTGACCCCGCCCCGGACGCTGGCCCGGCTCACCGAGCGCGAGGGCTGGGCAGACCGGGTGGCGGCGGCGGTCGGCCGGCCCGGCGCGACCTTCCAGCCCGTGGCCACGACGAACGACGTGGTGGCCCGCCTGCGGGAGCTGGGGAAGGGCGCACGCGCCATCGTCCACGGCACCCGCTCCGGCGACTCGGGCGGCGCACACGTGTTCAACGCGGTGAACATCGACGGTGAGGTGTACTTCCTGGACGGCGACACCCTCGTCGACCTGACCCGCTACCCGAGCGGGGTGGCGGTGCTCGTGACCCACGACAACGGCGAAGCCGCCCGCCACGACCCGAAGCGCACCACGACGGCGAAGCTGGGCGTGATCCCGGCGCGGGTGGCCGCCACCGCGCGCGACCGGCTGGGCCGCCTGCACGACGAAGCCCACGTGCCGGCCCGCATCGCGGAGATCATCAACCCGTACCCGCGGCCCAGGACGGACACGTGGTCGGACGTCCGCTACACCGAACCGTGGTGGCGGGAATGA
- a CDS encoding TetR/AcrR family transcriptional regulator, whose product MARPPTVHDDELYDRLAEVFRTTGYEGASLGALAESTGLKRASLYHRFPDGKAQMAEAVLARVERLFEDLLEPLRTDPDPRSGIVRTAERISEFYGGGLLSCVLDTLPLSGAPEPVRRRAARVAEVWISAMADAACRAGRSPEDAREAAEDVFASAEGGLVHGRLFGDGGPFTRALARMPDLLLGT is encoded by the coding sequence ATGGCGCGTCCACCGACGGTCCACGACGACGAGCTGTACGACCGGCTGGCGGAGGTCTTCCGCACGACCGGCTACGAAGGCGCGTCCCTGGGCGCACTGGCCGAGTCCACCGGGCTGAAGCGGGCCTCGCTCTACCACCGGTTCCCCGACGGCAAGGCGCAGATGGCCGAGGCCGTGCTGGCCCGCGTCGAGCGCCTGTTCGAGGACCTGCTGGAACCCCTGCGCACCGACCCCGACCCCCGGTCGGGCATCGTGCGGACGGCGGAGCGGATCAGCGAGTTCTACGGCGGCGGCCTGCTGTCGTGCGTGCTGGACACCCTGCCCCTGAGCGGCGCGCCCGAACCCGTGCGAAGGCGGGCGGCGCGAGTGGCGGAGGTGTGGATCTCCGCGATGGCCGACGCCGCCTGCCGGGCCGGCCGATCGCCCGAGGACGCGCGCGAGGCGGCCGAGGACGTGTTCGCGTCGGCGGAGGGCGGCCTGGTCCACGGGCGGCTGTTCGGCGACGGCGGCCCGTTCACCCGCGCGCTCGCCCGCATGCCCGACCTGCTGCTGGGAACCTGA
- a CDS encoding YrhB domain-containing protein, translating into MDIAQARQIAETVLAGIDSPDEPLALFPDEQVVDVGWGWVFGYTTARWLETRDPDAVPPPGGGPIVVVEQTGETWMLRASRPYDQQLAEYQAPVALGSSGGQPEVE; encoded by the coding sequence ATGGACATTGCACAGGCCCGACAGATCGCGGAGACGGTCCTGGCGGGGATCGACTCGCCGGACGAGCCGTTGGCGCTCTTCCCGGACGAACAGGTCGTGGACGTCGGATGGGGCTGGGTGTTCGGCTACACGACCGCCCGGTGGCTGGAGACCCGCGACCCGGACGCGGTGCCCCCACCCGGCGGCGGCCCGATCGTGGTGGTCGAGCAGACGGGCGAAACGTGGATGCTCCGGGCTTCCCGCCCCTACGACCAGCAGTTGGCCGAGTATCAGGCGCCGGTGGCGCTGGGCAGCAGCGGCGGGCAGCCCGAGGTGGAGTAG
- a CDS encoding DUF1905 domain-containing protein: MVIEFDAELWLWDARRDDSWTFVSLPVEASEDIRELVGGARRGFGSVRVRVVVGATTWSTSIFPDSGQGCYVLPVKKAVRKAESLEVGDVTRVSVELVDF, encoded by the coding sequence GTGGTCATCGAGTTCGACGCCGAGTTGTGGCTCTGGGACGCGCGCCGGGACGACAGCTGGACCTTCGTGAGCCTGCCCGTGGAGGCTTCCGAGGACATCCGCGAGCTGGTCGGCGGCGCGCGTCGGGGGTTCGGGTCGGTGCGGGTGCGGGTCGTGGTCGGCGCGACGACGTGGTCGACGTCGATCTTCCCCGACAGCGGGCAGGGGTGTTACGTGCTGCCGGTCAAGAAGGCGGTGCGCAAGGCGGAGTCGTTGGAGGTGGGTGATGTGACGAGGGTGAGCGTCGAACTGGTCGACTTCTGA
- a CDS encoding phosphotransferase family protein, giving the protein MAAVEEVEVVVAHRQRATLRVGDVFLKVDGNPANADVEVRAMALAPVPTPAILWREPPVLAIAAVPGQALGVLGAPSEASSAAWAAAGAAIRRLHDAPLPPWPGRGLDDLAEELDRECAWLIANDVLPVEVVRRNREIAQGAIRPFNPVFIHGDLQITHVFVEDDRVTGIIDWSEAAPGDAMWDLATLTLGHEERLDDLLAGYGEGADREVIRAWWSLRSLRGSRWLVEHGFDPDQPGCEHDVLRARMRDA; this is encoded by the coding sequence ATGGCCGCTGTGGAAGAGGTCGAGGTCGTCGTTGCACACAGGCAACGCGCGACACTGCGTGTCGGGGACGTGTTCCTGAAGGTCGACGGCAACCCGGCGAATGCCGATGTCGAGGTGCGGGCCATGGCGTTGGCGCCGGTGCCTACCCCGGCCATCCTGTGGCGTGAGCCGCCCGTGCTTGCGATCGCCGCCGTGCCTGGTCAGGCGCTTGGTGTTCTCGGTGCACCGTCCGAGGCGTCGTCGGCGGCGTGGGCGGCGGCGGGGGCCGCGATCCGGAGGTTGCACGACGCCCCGTTGCCGCCGTGGCCGGGACGGGGGCTTGACGACCTCGCGGAGGAGTTGGACCGCGAGTGTGCGTGGCTGATCGCCAACGACGTCCTGCCCGTCGAGGTGGTCCGGCGCAACCGCGAGATCGCCCAGGGCGCGATTCGGCCGTTCAACCCGGTGTTCATCCACGGCGACCTGCAGATCACCCATGTGTTCGTGGAGGACGACCGGGTCACCGGCATCATCGACTGGTCTGAGGCCGCGCCCGGCGACGCCATGTGGGACCTCGCCACGCTGACGCTCGGGCACGAGGAACGCCTGGACGACCTGCTGGCCGGCTACGGCGAAGGCGCGGACCGGGAGGTGATCCGCGCCTGGTGGTCGCTGCGCAGCCTGAGGGGGTCGCGTTGGCTGGTCGAGCACGGCTTCGACCCCGACCAACCCGGCTGCGAGCACGACGTGCTCAGGGCGCGGATGCGGGACGCCTGA
- the bla gene encoding class A beta-lactamase has product MAHRLSRRTFLGAALLPLTACTTPPPTQSSPPPPTTTTSTAQNHPALTALEQKYGARLGVYALATGSGTTIAHRADERFAFCSTFKGLAAAAVLHRNPLSHLDAVVTYTEQDLMKSSSITRQHVATGMTIRDLCDAAVRYSDGTAGNLLLRDLGGPAELTAFTRTLGDQVTRMDRVEPDITEATPGDPRDTTSPRAIGTDYQKLVLGDALEPDKRAFLTDLMTRNTTGNRRIRAGVPTTWTVADKTGTGDYGTLNDIAITWPPGTAPLVIALMSDKPTADARYDEALLAEAATYVAETLT; this is encoded by the coding sequence GTGGCTCACCGACTGTCCCGCCGCACGTTCCTCGGCGCGGCCCTGCTGCCCCTGACGGCCTGCACGACCCCACCGCCCACCCAGTCGTCTCCCCCGCCGCCGACCACCACCACTTCGACCGCTCAGAACCACCCGGCGTTGACCGCCTTGGAGCAGAAGTACGGGGCCCGCCTGGGCGTCTACGCGCTGGCCACCGGCTCCGGCACCACCATCGCCCACCGCGCCGACGAGCGCTTCGCGTTCTGCTCGACCTTCAAAGGCCTGGCAGCAGCCGCCGTCCTGCACCGCAACCCGCTGTCCCACCTGGACGCGGTCGTGACCTACACCGAGCAAGACCTGATGAAGAGCTCCAGCATCACCCGGCAGCACGTGGCCACCGGCATGACCATCCGCGACCTGTGCGACGCGGCCGTCCGCTACAGCGACGGCACCGCCGGCAACCTCCTGCTGCGCGACCTGGGCGGCCCGGCCGAGTTGACCGCGTTCACCCGGACCCTCGGCGACCAGGTGACCCGCATGGACCGCGTCGAACCGGACATCACCGAAGCCACCCCCGGCGACCCGCGCGACACCACGTCCCCGCGCGCCATCGGCACCGACTACCAGAAGCTGGTCCTCGGCGACGCCCTCGAACCCGACAAGCGCGCCTTCCTCACCGACCTTATGACCCGCAACACCACAGGCAACCGCCGGATCCGCGCAGGCGTGCCTACTACGTGGACCGTCGCGGACAAGACCGGCACGGGGGATTACGGCACCCTGAACGACATAGCCATCACCTGGCCGCCCGGGACCGCACCCCTGGTCATCGCCCTGATGTCCGACAAGCCGACAGCCGACGCCCGCTACGACGAAGCGCTGTTGGCGGAAGCCGCGACCTACGTAGCCGAAACCCTGACATGA